The genomic window AAGCTTGACAACACCCAGAGGGCGGCGTCGGAAGAGTTTGCCAAGGCCGTCATCGCGTTTGTCCATGGCGAGAAGCCTTGGGAACCGTTCTCGGTGTCTGCGGCCATCGCGAAATTAGGGGGTGGTCAGTTGAAAAATCTCGAGGGAACAGAGGCAATGACGGAACAGTATCGCGAGATGGCAAGTATTGGCCAAGCCATTAGATTCGATACGCTGCTGGGGCTCTGGCTGGCCTTTGTGTTTGGCTCTTGATAGCGTACCAGTATCTATCTAACTGCTCCAACCACCGCATCTAACATTCTCTTCTCGATTCACCTGGTCCGCTCTGCTTTGTGTCTTTATAAGTAACAGTAACAATAAATCTGAGGCATTAGATTGTGTGTTGGGTCGTACTCTTTTCTCCCGGTTCCGTACTCGGCTGCCGTCTTCTTTACCCCACACATGTCAGGACATGATCCTTCGGCATGCCAAGGAACCCCCTTTCTGTTCTTCGGCTGGATCACCCTCGAATTAGACTTAAATGGCTGACAGCCAAATTTCAAGCTTCCCCTCAGTTCGACACACACCACACTTCTAAACATCTCCACCAATATCACATCTATCGCCCCGATACCATCATGACTGGCAGCGCTTTGCCCGTCGTTATCACACCCACCGTGCTCCAAAGAGGGACAAGTGACTATGAGAACTCTCGCGAGCGCTACTTCAACAAAGAGGAAACTGGCAGGTTTCCAATCGAGATCCACGCCGTCCAGTCAGTCCAGGATGTGTCCAAGGCACTCCAAAGGGCCCGAGAACTTGGTGTGGCCGTGGGTGTTCGATCGGGAGGACACCTTCCATCGAAGCCATCATTGATCAACAACGGCATCCTGATCGACGTCAGTCGTCTCAACAGGGAGATCAAATACGATTCCCAGACTGGCCAAGTCTCCTTTGGCCCTGCCGTCCGTGTGTACGAGGCCTGGAAGTCCACCGACGCTCTAGGCCGGTTCTTCCCCTTTGGACATGCTCCAGATGTGGCCTTGGGTGGTTTCTGCCTCGCCGGCGGCCAAGGCTTCTTCATGAGAGGATGGGGAGCTACTGTCACCGACTGGATAATCAAGTTGGAGATTGTAGTTCCCGATGGCAGGGTCCTGATTGCAAGCAGGACTGACAACCCTGATCTTTTCTGGGCTGCACGTGGCGCTGGCCAGACCTTTTTTGGAGTCGTTACTCGAATCTGGAGCCGTACCATTCCAAAGAAGAAACACTATGGTTGTGCTTATACCTTCTCCGGTAAAGACAACTACGAGGCTTTCCTCTCTTTTGCTTTTGAACGAAACAGCCAGATGCCCAAGTCCTTCACTGAGACGGCGGCCTGTACCCTGCACCCCGAGCTCTTTGACCCCGATTCCTCTGATGAGAGTGTGCCTTCGACTTCACCTCTCCTGCTGCTTGTCAACATTTCAGCCTATGCGGATAGTCTTTCAGAGGCAGAGAGCATGCTCAGTGTCTGGGATCAGGTGCCGAAAAACCTCAAAGGATGCCTGATTGAGTCTAAGCCTGTGGCTGAAGTCGATTGGGAAGAGTTCTTCAAGCTTCAACACCTCTTGAACCCACAAACTCCAGGTCAGAAATGGGGTATCAACAGCATTCTCAATGATCCAGCTGTTCCTCGTGACAAGGTGCGTATTCAGGTCTCAAACAAATGAAATCGAGTTCTGACACAGCCGCCTTGCAGCTCATTCAAGCTATCAAGCCAGCCATGTGTAATCTGCCAACGCGATCATCATACGGATGCATCTACATGGCTGACACCCTGGACGTCGATGAGGCAGATGCGGTGCTCAGCATTCCTCAACAGTATTACATCTCAACTTTTTCAGGATGGAAAGATGCATCACTCCAAACCAAAGTCCGACAAGTCATGCAACAGTCATATAAGCAGGCTGAATCTGTCGCCTGCGGAATGTATGTTGCTGACTTTGACCAGTCACCTGGTTGTCTTCACTCTTCTAGTGTAAGTGATGCGGTGCCCGGATTCATGAACGTAAATCTCACATGATTTGTCTTGCAGATCCCAGTATGGTCAAAGTCCGCTTGCGCGAAATTCCTGAGGATTAGAGAGAAATGGGATCCCAATGGGCTCTTTATCGGATACAAGGCTTTTGTTTCGACATCGAATGCGGAGACCAGGCTCTGAAGGTATGCATTACATGGTAACCTCAAACATTTGCCTGCGTGTTTgtttaatataagatatatcTTAAAACACTTAGCCGTGTCTATGGTCTTGTTCGTGTTACGTTCCTAGAAGTAAATATTGAACTCTTAAAACAGCATAAAAgtaaaagctattataaagaGGTAACAAGCTATACTACAAGGAGCCACCCTGTAAGTCGAGTCGAGGGCTTTCGAACACCTGGTCTCTGGAGCCAAGGTAAGGTGCACCGATTGGCCTCGACCAGAGGAGCAAAATATCGAGGTATATCCACTCGCCAAGGGGGTCACGAAGCAGGGGAGGTCACGAAGCACGGGGGTTCGAAAGCCCCTGTTTACTCAACTTCAATTTGTCATCGTCGTGTCCTCTCTGAATTTTACCCCGGATTTACAGGGCTCACCTGACCCGCACCCATCAACTCTCTCCCCACCCCCGCATTTTAACTACCCCACAACTAGCGCATGCAGCTCAGTTGTAAGGGATCAAGTGATAGTGATGAATTGTATTAAGTACTTGGGAGTTACCAGCTGGGTTCAGGGAATTTCTCGACAGCATCTCATCTAATATCTTTCACGGCATTCACGATGGGCCTCGGAGTTCTAGAAAATACGGACGGTCATCATGTCCCCGGCACCGTCACTCTCGACCAGTCGGCCGCCGATCCTTCCGAGAGTCATGAGCGTCTGAAGCGCGGCTCGGGCAAGGAATCTCATATTGTTCTTGTTCCGCAGCCCGCCGATGACCCCAATGATCCGTTGAATTGGTCCAActccaagaagatggccgtcttcgccatcatcctccttggAACGGCCTTTGTCTGCGTGGTTCCTGTACGGTCGCCCCTTTTCCAGTCAGCTTTACCCTGTGAATTAACTAATGTTGCTTTATAGGCACCCATGTTGAATGCCGGCATCGTCCAGGTTGCCACCGACCTTAATCGATCCTTTTCCGATATTGCCAAGCTGAACGGATACATGCTACTCGCCGTCGGTGCTGTCTCCCCCTTCGCTTCAGCCTTTGCTCGAAAGTACGGGAAGCGACCTGTCTTTGTTGTGTCCTCTGTCGTCGGCCTCGCCGGGTGCCTCGTTGCCGAGTTCTCCAGAAACTACAACACGCTCGTCGCGGGAAGACTGCTTCAGGGGTTCGGTGCCTCTGCATACGAGTCTCTTTGCACTTCTGTCGTGACCGACATCTACTTTGTGCATCAACGGGGTGTCTACGTTGCTCtggtcatcttcttcctgaGCAGTCTAAGCAACGGTGTCTCCGTCCTCGCTGGCCTCATCACAACCAGGCTCGGATGGCCTTACAACTTTCACATCCTTCTACCGTTTGTGGCCATACAGACCATCCTTGTCATTCTCTTTGTCCCCGAGACCGCGTACAACCGATCGCCTGCTTTCAATATCGACCGAATCGGTTCCAACACAGAGCTTGATGGagctgaggagaagaggcCTGATGCTGACCATGTTGAAATCGCGCAATGCAAGTCTAGCCCTGGCTCTACAACGAGCGACCTTCCACGGCCAAAGACGTTCTACCAGGAGCTTGCTCTCTACAATGGGCGGTTCACAGAGAAGTCGTTGATCTCCATGGTCCTAGCCAGCATTTTCATCattctcaacctcatcgcCTCGTACAACATTTTCGTGTCTGGGTTGATTATGGCGTGGTTTGTGGCCATGTCGGTCCTTGCCGGTGTCATGTTTGCGGCACCTCCATGGGGATTCAACGCTGCAGCGGTTGGCTACGTCTCAGCTGGGCCACTTGTCGGAGGTGCTCTCGCTACCATCTTTCTGGGCCTTGTTTCCGATCCTCTTATCAAATTCATGACGAGACGCAACAAGGGTGTGTATGAGCCAGAATTCAGACTTGTCCTCGCAAGTGTGGGTGCAATCTTTTCTGTAGCTGGCTTAGTGGGATTTGGCCATGCAATCGAATCTCAGCTGTCCATCTACGCCATTTCTACTATTTGGGGCATCACGCTGTTCGGCATGAGCGTGGCTGCTAGCGTCACCATGGCTTATGCACTTGACGCTCAGCCTGCACATGCCGTCGAAATGTTCATCATGAACATCACGTTCAAGAACTTTTTCTTCTACGGGTGGGTTAATCCATGGTTCCTTTCCCTATCATATGCTCATATGCTGATCATGTGCAGTCTGACCAATTTCATTGTGGATTGGTATGTAGCAAGGGGTGCAGCCGAACTCTTTGACACAATCGCTGGCATCACAGGGTTCCTAATGCTTCTCACCGTTCCCATGTATGTGTACGGAAAGCGATACCGCCACCACTGGGGCCATCATAACTTGCTCGTCTTGTTGCATTTGGATGAGAGCCCAAACGCTAAGCATTGAGCTAGCGGGGGAAGTGGTCATTGTCCATCTATAAGGCAGACCAGATCAGGGAACACACACGTACCTGAGTGCTGGAGGAGAGACAATAACATATAGTATTCGAGAGTTGGGATATTCACTACAAATTCACGCCTGTTTGAATCAGGAACTAACTACCTAAGAAAAGGCCCAATTCTCAACTCAGTTGTGACCGTCCGCGCCTATTAATTCCTCCTAAGCGACTGCGGCACCTTAAGAAACAGGAAACATGTAGTCAGTTCAGAGCTAGAAGGACGCCATCAACAGTCGACGAACTGAAGGACTGGCCTGTCCATCCAATCAATCATGATTGCCGAGATATCCCAGCAAAGGCGTTGGTTCCAACAGCCGCTGCCAATTCGGCCGCATTTTAAGGCCGATCCGCACGGTCGGCATTTTATACATCCGGCCAACGACTCATCCCTGG from Fusarium keratoplasticum isolate Fu6.1 chromosome 10, whole genome shotgun sequence includes these protein-coding regions:
- a CDS encoding FAD-binding PCMH-type domain-containing protein is translated as MTGSALPVVITPTVLQRGTSDYENSRERYFNKEETGRFPIEIHAVQSVQDVSKALQRARELGVAVGVRSGGHLPSKPSLINNGILIDVSRLNREIKYDSQTGQVSFGPAVRVYEAWKSTDALGRFFPFGHAPDVALGGFCLAGGQGFFMRGWGATVTDWIIKLEIVVPDGRVLIASRTDNPDLFWAARGAGQTFFGVVTRIWSRTIPKKKHYGCAYTFSGKDNYEAFLSFAFERNSQMPKSFTETAACTLHPELFDPDSSDESVPSTSPLLLLVNISAYADSLSEAESMLSVWDQVPKNLKGCLIESKPVAEVDWEEFFKLQHLLNPQTPGQKWGINSILNDPAVPRDKLIQAIKPAMCNLPTRSSYGCIYMADTLDVDEADAVLSIPQQYYISTFSGWKDASLQTKVRQVMQQSYKQAESVACGMYVADFDQSPGCLHSSSIPVWSKSACAKFLRIREKWDPNGLFIGYKAFVSTSNAETRL
- a CDS encoding MFS domain-containing protein; the encoded protein is MGLGVLENTDGHHVPGTVTLDQSAADPSESHERLKRGSGKESHIVLVPQPADDPNDPLNWSNSKKMAVFAIILLGTAFVCVVPAPMLNAGIVQVATDLNRSFSDIAKLNGYMLLAVGAVSPFASAFARKYGKRPVFVVSSVVGLAGCLVAEFSRNYNTLVAGRLLQGFGASAYESLCTSVVTDIYFVHQRGVYVALVIFFLSSLSNGVSVLAGLITTRLGWPYNFHILLPFVAIQTILVILFVPETAYNRSPAFNIDRIGSNTELDGAEEKRPDADHVEIAQCKSSPGSTTSDLPRPKTFYQELALYNGRFTEKSLISMVLASIFIILNLIASYNIFVSGLIMAWFVAMSVLAGVMFAAPPWGFNAAAVGYVSAGPLVGGALATIFLGLVSDPLIKFMTRRNKGVYEPEFRLVLASVGAIFSVAGLVGFGHAIESQLSIYAISTIWGITLFGMSVAASVTMAYALDAQPAHAVEMFIMNITFKNFFFYGLTNFIVDWYVARGAAELFDTIAGITGFLMLLTVPMYVYGKRYRHHWGHHNLLVLLHLDESPNAKH